The Desulfuromonas versatilis genome has a segment encoding these proteins:
- a CDS encoding carboxymuconolactone decarboxylase family protein, which produces MSYLPSPYKRFVDQHPELAKAYEKLALACHNAGPLPEATRRLVKLGIAIGQQSEGAVKSHARRALEEGATADEVRHTILLALTTVGFPAMIAASQWVEEVIEARKY; this is translated from the coding sequence ATGTCCTATCTGCCTTCGCCCTACAAGCGTTTTGTCGACCAACACCCGGAACTGGCCAAGGCCTATGAAAAACTGGCCCTGGCCTGCCACAATGCCGGTCCGCTTCCCGAGGCGACCAGACGCCTGGTCAAGTTGGGCATCGCCATCGGCCAGCAGTCCGAAGGAGCGGTTAAATCCCACGCCCGAAGGGCCCTGGAGGAAGGCGCCACGGCCGATGAGGTTCGCCACACGATCCTGCTGGCCCTGACTACTGTCGGTTTTCCCGCCATGATCGCCGCCAGCCAGTGGGTCGAGGAGGTCATCGAGGCCAGGAAATACTGA